Below is a genomic region from Isosphaeraceae bacterium EP7.
GCGTCCTCGACAGCCATGGCGCCGGCGCCGACGGCGAATGTCACGGCCCGGCTCATCATCTTCAGGTTCTTGCGTTGCGAGCCAAGGTAGGGGCCGACGTCGAAGTTCTTCACCTCGCCGGCGATCTTGATCGCCAGACCAGTGGTGTCGAACCCCTGGATCGGCCCGACCCCCGATCGTCCCTCGACGATCGCTTCGGCGAATTGCTTTCGGCCCAGGCCGTTAGGCGAAACGATGCCCAACCCGGTGATGACCACCCGACGCATGAGACACCCCATCTCGTCGCGCGACTTCCGTGACTCGCCGACGTCCAGTGGACTCGTGGCTTCGCACTCTTGCAGCCAATCACGATGTAGCGAACTCGAATCCACTCGCCAGCGAATCGACTCGCCGGCAAGCTTCGCCCTATCACCCCAATCTAGCACCCCGCCGTCGGAAATCAAGTCTGACTAGGAGTTCTGGGAAGATTGGGGAATAAATATAAGTTCCGTAATCCTCGCCCGTTGTACCCTAGCTAATGGTTGACTGACGAGGGGTTGAAGCCCGTGGTAAGATCGTTCGACCTGGCGGCGGGGCGACGGAGGGGGGGAACCCGGCCGGGCGACCCTTGCTCCAGGCCTTGAGGAGTCGGGGAGATGTCGCTGCCGCTTGCCGCCCGTTCCACGTTGATCGCCCCGTCCGCAACCCTGGCGATGGCCGCCGCGGCGAAGAAGCTCAAGGCGTCCGGGGTGGACGTCCTGGACTTCGCGCTCGGCGAGCCCGACTTCGATACTCCCAAGAACGTTCAGGACGCCGCGGTGCGCGCCATCCGCGAGGGGAAGACGCATTACACCCCCCCCGCGGGGATTCCCGAGTTGCGGTCCGCGCTGGCCGATCACTACACGAAGGCGGTCGGGCTGGCGACGAAGGCCGAGCAGGTTATCGTCTCGAACGGCTGCAAGCAGTCGATCCATAACGCCTTGATGGCCCTGACGGGACCGGGCGACGAGGTGATCATCCCGGCCCCGTACTGGGTGAGCTACGCCGACCTGGTGAAGCTGACCGGCGCCGAGCCCGTGATCGTGCAGACGACCGACGCGGCCGAATTCAAGCTGACTCCCGAGCAGTTCCTGGGCGCCGTGACGCCCAGGACCAAGCTGTTGATGATCAACAGCCCGTCGAACCCGACGGGCGTGGTCTACGGCCGTGGCGAACTGGAAGCCCTGGCCGACGCCGTGCTACAGACGAACGTTGGCGTGCTTTCCGACGAGATCTACGAGCAACTGACCTACGGTGACGCCCGGCCAACTTGCTTCGCCACGCTGCGACCTGGCCTGGCCGACAGGACCGTCACACTCAGTGGTGTCAGCAAGACTTATGCCATGACCGGCTGGCGTATTGGGTGGGCGGTGGCTCCGCTGGAAGTATCGAAGTTCATGGGCGACCTTCAGAGCCAGGAGACGAGCAACCCGTGCTCGGTCAGCCAGTGGGCGGCCCTGGAGGCGGTTACCGGACCGCAGGACGCCGTGGTCGAGATGAAGAAGGCTTTTTCCGACCGACGGGCCTACGTCCTGGATCGCGTGAAGCGTTTGCCTGGCGTGACTTGCGTCGAGCCGGGCGGGGCGTTCTATGTCTTCATGAACGTCACGAACCATTTTGGTCGGACCTTGGGCGGTTCCGTGGTGAATAATTCCACGGACTTCTGCCTGACGGCGCTCGCCCAGGCGCACGTGGCCCTGGTGATGGGCTCTGCGTTCGGGGCCGAGGGGTTCGCCCGGATGTCGTTCGCCACCGATCTGAAGACGATCGGCCGCGGGTTCGACGCCCTGGAGCAGTTCCTCGCGAGTTGAGTCGGGCGACGTCTCGTGCCGATTGATGCTGGTGACGGGGTGGTGCGGACGGAGGCAGGCGGTCGACCTTGCCCGATTTCCTGGATCGGGTTATGGTCCGACCGCCCTTCCGCTGGCCTACCTCCCCGCGCCGCATCCCGGAACGACGTCCGCTCTCACACGCTGGTCAGCCTGC
It encodes:
- a CDS encoding pyridoxal phosphate-dependent aminotransferase, with the translated sequence MSLPLAARSTLIAPSATLAMAAAAKKLKASGVDVLDFALGEPDFDTPKNVQDAAVRAIREGKTHYTPPAGIPELRSALADHYTKAVGLATKAEQVIVSNGCKQSIHNALMALTGPGDEVIIPAPYWVSYADLVKLTGAEPVIVQTTDAAEFKLTPEQFLGAVTPRTKLLMINSPSNPTGVVYGRGELEALADAVLQTNVGVLSDEIYEQLTYGDARPTCFATLRPGLADRTVTLSGVSKTYAMTGWRIGWAVAPLEVSKFMGDLQSQETSNPCSVSQWAALEAVTGPQDAVVEMKKAFSDRRAYVLDRVKRLPGVTCVEPGGAFYVFMNVTNHFGRTLGGSVVNNSTDFCLTALAQAHVALVMGSAFGAEGFARMSFATDLKTIGRGFDALEQFLAS